In Carya illinoinensis cultivar Pawnee chromosome 9, C.illinoinensisPawnee_v1, whole genome shotgun sequence, the following are encoded in one genomic region:
- the LOC122275921 gene encoding nuclear speckle RNA-binding protein B-like: MSSQTRKQLQGPRPAALTVRKSSTKIKKPIPSTSTGKIGSPVIVYLQSPKVIHVRPEEFMGLVQRLTGKQAPSTVVAAADSHTSYSSTSCVRPADETMGTGIISSYGSEQKHYNSGVEYGVDPFIGISATSPYFAAYSEALWSVINLDL, translated from the coding sequence ATGAGCTCCCAAACAAGAAAGCAGTTGCAGGGTCCAAGGCCTGCAGCTCTTACAGTGAGAAAAAGTTCCACAAAGATAAAGAAGCCAATTCCAAGTACTAGTACTGGAAAAATCGGTTCTCCTGTTATAGTGTATTTGCAGTCTCCCAAGGTTATCCACGTAAGACCCGAGGAGTTCATGGGTCTGGTGCAACGGCTTACTGGGAAACAAGCACCAAGTActgttgttgctgctgctgaTTCTCATacttcttactcttccaccTCTTGTGTAAGACCGGCTGATGAAACCATGGGCACGGGAATTATCTCGAGCTATGGTAGCGAGCAGAAGCACTATAACAGTGGGGTAGAGTATGGTGTTGATCCATTTATTGGAATATCTGCAACTTCTCCATACTTTGCTGCATATTCTGAAGCTTTATGGTCGGTGATCAACTTGGATCTCTAA
- the LOC122276537 gene encoding myosin-binding protein 7 isoform X1 produces MDLEASSSRDLVKCCNCGCSCSLISSSSRDWLRSVKRKHDEFEDGDRFSIPGFDFFSNARVQIENECALLREMVSKQQETIQDLHTELEEERNASSSAANEAMSMILRLQREKAEIQMEARQFKRFAEEKMAHDQQELVAMEDLLYKREQAIQSFTCEVQAYKHRLMSYGFTEAEVEGERGGHSHNPSMLEFDAQLELPMYEYPPLKCNLNDTQAPLEEDNDVEDVDKYAFGETPRAKDRLKNLENRIYQMERSPSNSRLDGDSSGSKSILEKVVVGYSPRLSRHSRKFSNDFSAEYLRPISSFNKSEDVSQIEDYSNLRKLDNASEIADDNMSDRVYTIDSIHNGAPNNGFTDPKAGGEFSEDYVTTPMSLNQADCADPDIKKLYMRLQALEADRESMRQAIIYMRTDKAQMVLLKEIAQHLCNEMTPERRMTAKKPSLLGSFSFSSVFKWIVSFVFWKKRARRSKYMGRLSSSGVGLLMLLDKAPRVRPWRCLTSTQV; encoded by the exons ATGGATTTAGAAGCATCTTCTTCGAGAGATTTGGTCAAATGCTGTAATTGTGGGTGTAGCTGCTCGTTGATCAGTAGTTCTTCACGGGATTGGCTTCGGTCTGTAAAGCGAAAGCATGACGAGTTTGAGGATGGTGACAGATTCTCCATTCCAGGCTTCGATTTCTTCTCAAATGCACGGGTTCAAATTGAGAACGAATGCGCTCTGCTCCGTGAGATGGTTAGTAAGCAACAAGAAACAATTCAGGATTTGCATACGGAATTGGAGGAAGAGAGGAATGCGTCTTCATCAGCTGCAAATGAGGCCATGTCAATGATATTGAGGTTGCAAAGGGAGAAGGCGGAGATCCAAATGGAGGCCCGACAATTCAAGCGTTTTGCTGAGGAGAAAATGGCACACGACCAGCAGGAGCTTGTGGCAATGGAAGATTTGTTGTATAAGAGAGAGCAGGCCATTCAGTCGTTTACTTGTGAGGTGCAGGCTTATAAGCATAGGCTGATGAGTTATGGGTTCACGGAGGCTGAGGTGGAGGGAGAGAGGGGTGGACATAGCCATAATCCAAGCATGTTGGAGTTTGATGCCCAACTTGAACTCCCCATGTATGAATACCCACCTTTGAAATGCAACCTAAACGATACCCAAGCTCCTTTAGAGGAAGATAATGATGTTGAAGACGTCGACAAATATGCATTTGGTGAGACCCCTCGCGCTAAAGACCGGTTGAAGAATTTGGAAAATAGAATCTACCAGATGGAGAGAAGTCCCAGCAACAGTCGGCTGGATGGGGATTCCTCTGGTTCGAAGAGCATTCTAGAAAAGGTGGTAGTTGGTTACTCTCCTAGGCTGTCAAGACACTCCAGGAAATTTTCCAATGATTTTTCGGCAGAATATCTAAGGCCCATTAGCAGTTTCAATAAATCAGAGGATGTCTCACAGATAGAGGATTACTCTAATTTGAGAAAGTTAGATAATGCATCTGAAATTGCAGATGACAACATGAGTGACAGAGTTTATACCATTGACTCAATCCATAATGGAGCACCAAATAATGGGTTTACTGATCCCAAAGCCGGAGGTGAGTTTTCTGAAGATTATGTAACCACTCCAATGTCCTTGAATCAGGCTGATTGCGCTGATCCTGATATTAAGAAGCTCTACATGAGGCTTCAGGCACTTGAGGCAGACAGAGAATCAATGAGGCAGGCAATTATTTATATGCGTACCGACAAAGCTCAAATGGTACTACTGAAAGAAATAGCTCAACATTTGTGCAACGAAATGACACCAGAAAGACGAATGACTGCGAAGAAGCCATCTCTTCTGGGAAGCTTTTCATTCTCATCAGTTTTTAAG TGGATTGTGTCATTCGTTTTCTGGAAAAAGAGAGCTCGTCGAAGCAA GTACATGGGTAGGCTGTCAAGCAGTGGAGTGGGATTGCTAATGCTCTTGGACAAGGCCCCACGCGTAAGGCCATGGAGATGTCTTACAAGCACGCAAGTATAA
- the LOC122276537 gene encoding myosin-binding protein 7 isoform X2, producing MDLEASSSRDLVKCCNCGCSCSLISSSSRDWLRSVKRKHDEFEDGDRFSIPGFDFFSNARVQIENECALLREMVSKQQETIQDLHTELEEERNASSSAANEAMSMILRLQREKAEIQMEARQFKRFAEEKMAHDQQELVAMEDLLYKREQAIQSFTCEVQAYKHRLMSYGFTEAEVEGERGGHSHNPSMLEFDAQLELPMYEYPPLKCNLNDTQAPLEEDNDVEDVDKYAFGETPRAKDRLKNLENRIYQMERSPSNSRLDGDSSGSKSILEKVVVGYSPRLSRHSRKFSNDFSAEYLRPISSFNKSEDVSQIEDYSNLRKLDNASEIADDNMSDRVYTIDSIHNGAPNNGFTDPKAGGEFSEDYVTTPMSLNQADCADPDIKKLYMRLQALEADRESMRQAIIYMRTDKAQMVLLKEIAQHLCNEMTPERRMTAKKPSLLGSFSFSSVFKVHG from the exons ATGGATTTAGAAGCATCTTCTTCGAGAGATTTGGTCAAATGCTGTAATTGTGGGTGTAGCTGCTCGTTGATCAGTAGTTCTTCACGGGATTGGCTTCGGTCTGTAAAGCGAAAGCATGACGAGTTTGAGGATGGTGACAGATTCTCCATTCCAGGCTTCGATTTCTTCTCAAATGCACGGGTTCAAATTGAGAACGAATGCGCTCTGCTCCGTGAGATGGTTAGTAAGCAACAAGAAACAATTCAGGATTTGCATACGGAATTGGAGGAAGAGAGGAATGCGTCTTCATCAGCTGCAAATGAGGCCATGTCAATGATATTGAGGTTGCAAAGGGAGAAGGCGGAGATCCAAATGGAGGCCCGACAATTCAAGCGTTTTGCTGAGGAGAAAATGGCACACGACCAGCAGGAGCTTGTGGCAATGGAAGATTTGTTGTATAAGAGAGAGCAGGCCATTCAGTCGTTTACTTGTGAGGTGCAGGCTTATAAGCATAGGCTGATGAGTTATGGGTTCACGGAGGCTGAGGTGGAGGGAGAGAGGGGTGGACATAGCCATAATCCAAGCATGTTGGAGTTTGATGCCCAACTTGAACTCCCCATGTATGAATACCCACCTTTGAAATGCAACCTAAACGATACCCAAGCTCCTTTAGAGGAAGATAATGATGTTGAAGACGTCGACAAATATGCATTTGGTGAGACCCCTCGCGCTAAAGACCGGTTGAAGAATTTGGAAAATAGAATCTACCAGATGGAGAGAAGTCCCAGCAACAGTCGGCTGGATGGGGATTCCTCTGGTTCGAAGAGCATTCTAGAAAAGGTGGTAGTTGGTTACTCTCCTAGGCTGTCAAGACACTCCAGGAAATTTTCCAATGATTTTTCGGCAGAATATCTAAGGCCCATTAGCAGTTTCAATAAATCAGAGGATGTCTCACAGATAGAGGATTACTCTAATTTGAGAAAGTTAGATAATGCATCTGAAATTGCAGATGACAACATGAGTGACAGAGTTTATACCATTGACTCAATCCATAATGGAGCACCAAATAATGGGTTTACTGATCCCAAAGCCGGAGGTGAGTTTTCTGAAGATTATGTAACCACTCCAATGTCCTTGAATCAGGCTGATTGCGCTGATCCTGATATTAAGAAGCTCTACATGAGGCTTCAGGCACTTGAGGCAGACAGAGAATCAATGAGGCAGGCAATTATTTATATGCGTACCGACAAAGCTCAAATGGTACTACTGAAAGAAATAGCTCAACATTTGTGCAACGAAATGACACCAGAAAGACGAATGACTGCGAAGAAGCCATCTCTTCTGGGAAGCTTTTCATTCTCATCAGTTTTTAAG GTACATGGGTAG